The following are from one region of the Halobacteriovorax vibrionivorans genome:
- a CDS encoding DUF3703 domain-containing protein encodes MNRALKKAYFVEINKAKDLYNKRFYDQSFKNLERAHILGQQSLLPHLETHWWMFKIGVKQSNNKEIFGQALRIFACFPGYLLGWVPKGNTGGANISAVKPMPIPEEFSDLLKSYSVWRDVAIRLTIFISILSAYFLVK; translated from the coding sequence ATGAATAGAGCATTAAAAAAAGCCTACTTTGTTGAAATAAATAAAGCAAAAGATCTTTATAATAAGAGGTTTTACGACCAATCTTTTAAAAACTTAGAAAGGGCCCATATATTGGGACAACAATCACTTCTTCCTCACCTTGAAACTCATTGGTGGATGTTTAAGATAGGGGTTAAGCAGAGTAATAATAAGGAAATATTTGGTCAAGCTTTAAGAATATTTGCATGTTTTCCTGGATATCTTCTTGGATGGGTTCCAAAGGGCAATACTGGTGGCGCCAATATTAGTGCGGTTAAGCCGATGCCAATTCCAGAAGAGTTTTCTGATTTACTTAAAAGCTACTCTGTTTGGAGAGATGTCGCTATTAGGCTCACTATATTTATTAGTATTTTGAGCGCATACTTCTTAGTGAAATAA
- a CDS encoding helix-turn-helix domain-containing protein, producing MRDEIFIALKEVIKSRGMNYKELALELDMSESGLKKLMASKDCSMSKLDQICDILGMSFSDLVAISKDISDSNLVLNKKQEDLFLKHPTHYHFFTELMANNYEWQKLMRIFQLSEKDCHSILRALDKVDLIEFGSGNRVRPLFKGTDISISAQLGEKVSFSIDRAFFDYAQSEFKAKKRTSHGGRGTLYLKKETLKEMLDAFNEVSHEFAKRSKREELLYGRDALEEVTHLTYVACGFRPFDHTFDSK from the coding sequence ATGAGAGATGAAATATTTATTGCTTTAAAAGAAGTTATTAAAAGTCGTGGAATGAATTATAAAGAACTTGCCCTTGAGCTTGATATGTCTGAGTCTGGACTAAAGAAGTTAATGGCTTCAAAAGATTGTTCAATGAGTAAATTAGATCAAATCTGCGATATACTTGGGATGAGTTTTTCTGATCTGGTTGCTATTTCAAAAGATATTTCTGATTCAAATTTAGTCTTAAATAAGAAGCAAGAAGACTTATTCTTAAAGCATCCAACACATTATCATTTTTTTACAGAGTTAATGGCAAATAATTATGAGTGGCAAAAGCTTATGAGGATATTTCAATTATCAGAAAAAGATTGTCATTCAATTCTAAGAGCTCTTGATAAAGTCGATTTAATTGAATTTGGATCAGGTAATAGGGTTAGGCCTTTATTTAAGGGAACTGATATTAGTATTTCGGCGCAACTTGGAGAAAAGGTTTCCTTTAGTATCGACCGTGCTTTCTTTGATTATGCGCAAAGTGAATTTAAAGCAAAGAAGAGAACTTCTCACGGCGGGCGAGGAACACTTTATCTAAAGAAAGAAACTCTAAAAGAGATGCTTGATGCTTTCAATGAAGTGTCACACGAGTTTGCAAAAAGATCAAAAAGAGAAGAGTTACTTTATGGGCGAGATGCTCTTGAGGAAGTGACACACTTAACATACGTTGCCTGTGGATTTAGGCCATTTGACCATACCTTTGATAGTAAATAA
- a CDS encoding AAA family ATPase, which yields MKIVVTGGPGGGKTTALDLFKRELVTAKLAIVPEAASSIFQSGVERDKRPEVVKDIQKMIYDYQVNLEAIYEKQKKDHILLCDRGTLDGLAYWPAGGDEFFDKVKSNFHDELERYDAVIFFETGACSGGDITSNNIYRNETNNQAIELDRKLKEVWSAHPNFYVVSSRDSFMQKINEGIEILKHVVK from the coding sequence TTGAAAATTGTCGTTACAGGCGGACCAGGTGGTGGAAAAACTACGGCCCTAGATCTATTTAAAAGAGAGTTAGTCACTGCAAAACTTGCGATTGTTCCAGAAGCTGCTTCTTCGATTTTTCAATCTGGTGTTGAAAGAGATAAACGTCCTGAAGTTGTTAAAGATATTCAAAAAATGATTTACGATTATCAAGTCAACTTAGAGGCAATTTATGAAAAGCAAAAGAAAGACCATATTCTTCTGTGTGACCGGGGAACTCTTGATGGGCTCGCTTATTGGCCTGCTGGCGGAGATGAGTTCTTTGATAAAGTTAAATCAAATTTTCATGACGAATTAGAACGATATGATGCTGTTATCTTTTTTGAAACAGGGGCATGTTCTGGTGGTGATATTACTTCAAATAATATTTACCGCAATGAAACGAATAATCAAGCTATCGAGTTAGACCGTAAATTAAAAGAAGTATGGTCGGCTCATCCTAATTTCTATGTTGTATCGAGTAGGGATTCATTTATGCAAAAGATAAATGAGGGGATTGAGATTCTAAAACACGTCGTAAAATAA
- a CDS encoding pyridoxal phosphate-dependent aminotransferase: MKRKTQPILNPNVLKLKESATLAINMRARKAKADGLDICHLGFGQSPFHVHEKIQSELANNSHQKDYLPTRGLPKLCESIANYYNQKFEYNLDENRILVGPGSKELIFQALYVLEGPVIVPAPSWVSYGPQLNIKGREIDPVITSVDNSYKLTASELEEACQRHIDEKQKILIFNSPSNPTGAVYNKEEIEELTRVCRKHNVIVIADEIYSLINFSGSKFASFHQIYPEGTLISSGLSKSHAAGGYRLGFLYAPEGMESVIKCLSAMISETFSAVSAPIQYAAVKAYSIDNDIDNYIRTCTRVHEVCGNYLHDRFKNMGLSCSHPKGAFYLFPDFGSFKEKLKSKNIHNDVELSEFIFENYNVALLPGSDFYFPKDAMAVRVASVDYEGENVYKEASLKDSDSLDYSFVEANCPQLKKACDRLEEFLNTL; the protein is encoded by the coding sequence ATGAAAAGAAAAACACAGCCAATTCTAAACCCAAATGTCTTAAAATTAAAAGAATCCGCAACTCTTGCAATTAATATGCGTGCCAGAAAGGCCAAAGCAGATGGCCTTGATATTTGTCATCTTGGATTTGGCCAATCACCGTTTCACGTCCATGAAAAAATACAGTCTGAACTCGCTAATAACTCACATCAAAAAGATTATCTACCAACTAGAGGTCTACCTAAGCTTTGTGAATCAATTGCAAATTACTATAACCAAAAATTTGAATACAACTTGGATGAAAATAGAATTTTAGTAGGGCCAGGGAGTAAGGAGCTAATCTTTCAAGCATTATATGTTTTAGAAGGTCCTGTAATCGTACCTGCCCCTTCATGGGTTAGCTATGGTCCACAATTAAATATCAAAGGTCGAGAAATTGACCCTGTGATTACGAGTGTCGATAATTCGTATAAATTAACGGCAAGTGAACTTGAAGAAGCATGTCAGAGACATATTGATGAAAAACAAAAAATTCTGATCTTTAATAGTCCTAGTAATCCAACTGGGGCCGTTTATAACAAAGAGGAGATTGAAGAGTTAACAAGAGTTTGTCGTAAGCATAATGTTATTGTTATTGCTGATGAAATCTATTCATTAATTAATTTCTCAGGAAGTAAGTTTGCAAGCTTTCATCAAATATATCCTGAAGGAACACTAATCTCTAGCGGATTATCTAAATCTCACGCTGCCGGTGGCTATCGACTAGGGTTCTTATATGCACCTGAGGGAATGGAAAGTGTAATTAAATGCTTAAGTGCAATGATTAGTGAAACATTTAGTGCCGTATCAGCTCCAATTCAGTATGCTGCTGTAAAGGCTTATTCAATAGATAATGATATTGATAATTATATAAGAACTTGTACTAGGGTTCATGAAGTTTGTGGAAACTACCTTCATGATCGTTTCAAAAATATGGGACTATCTTGTTCTCATCCAAAAGGTGCTTTTTACTTATTTCCAGACTTTGGAAGTTTTAAAGAGAAATTAAAAAGTAAGAATATCCACAACGATGTGGAATTATCAGAATTTATTTTTGAGAACTATAATGTTGCACTTTTGCCTGGTAGTGATTTTTACTTCCCTAAGGATGCGATGGCCGTAAGAGTCGCTAGCGTAGATTATGAAGGTGAGAATGTTTATAAAGAAGCAAGTCTTAAAGATTCAGATAGCCTAGATTATTCTTTTGTTGAAGCGAATTGTCCTCAACTTAAAAAAGCATGTGATCGACTAGAGGAATTTCTAAATACTCTATAA
- a CDS encoding methyl-accepting chemotaxis protein, with product MGILKFRKQHSKKVENEKVKTLIQEQIVQERTLQENLERVNTLEVENDFLKRKIALLENENYKLKEGLTNIQGNMGDSVENSYQALEKLNEVDSSMDEIRQDSKEILDDIMSLESNMEYTSKSSTDIEEGVNAILEAIEGISTIAFQSKMLSFNASVEAARAGEAGKGFAVVAEEVQKLATSTTDLLNHIKEKTDYFTTISKTLQESAQESLRKTKDINTRIDNFNTTIADTTVKNKDALNDISATNDEIFMSLAKLDHVIWKINTYISIIEEKPTFDFVDHHNCRLGKWYYQGEGQESFSHLNCFSHIESDHAHVHNGTKHIFDYLSNVKENIEHITDGINEMERASEGVFDGLDRILDEKKRSA from the coding sequence ATGGGAATACTAAAATTTAGAAAGCAACACTCAAAGAAAGTTGAAAATGAGAAGGTTAAAACTCTTATTCAGGAACAAATTGTTCAAGAGAGAACCCTTCAAGAAAACCTTGAACGTGTAAACACATTAGAAGTTGAAAATGACTTTCTAAAGAGAAAGATAGCGCTTCTTGAAAATGAAAATTACAAATTAAAAGAAGGCCTAACTAATATTCAAGGGAATATGGGTGACTCTGTTGAAAATAGTTATCAAGCGCTAGAAAAGCTCAATGAGGTTGACTCTTCAATGGATGAAATCCGCCAAGACTCTAAAGAGATCTTAGATGATATTATGAGCCTAGAAAGTAATATGGAATATACTTCAAAGTCCTCAACTGATATTGAAGAAGGGGTAAATGCAATCCTAGAAGCGATTGAAGGAATTTCTACAATAGCTTTTCAATCAAAGATGCTCTCATTTAATGCTTCCGTTGAAGCGGCCAGAGCAGGAGAGGCAGGAAAAGGATTTGCTGTTGTTGCAGAGGAAGTCCAAAAACTTGCAACTTCTACGACAGACTTACTAAATCATATTAAAGAGAAAACTGATTACTTCACAACAATATCTAAAACACTTCAAGAGTCAGCACAAGAGTCCTTGAGAAAAACAAAAGATATTAATACTCGAATTGATAATTTCAATACTACTATTGCAGATACAACGGTGAAAAATAAAGATGCACTTAATGATATTAGTGCAACTAATGATGAGATCTTTATGAGCTTAGCAAAACTAGATCATGTCATTTGGAAAATTAATACTTATATTTCAATTATTGAAGAGAAGCCTACATTCGACTTTGTTGACCACCATAACTGTCGTCTTGGTAAGTGGTATTACCAAGGAGAAGGTCAAGAGAGCTTCTCACACTTGAATTGTTTTTCTCACATAGAAAGTGACCATGCCCACGTCCACAATGGCACAAAGCATATCTTCGACTATCTAAGTAATGTAAAAGAAAATATTGAGCATATTACAGATGGCATCAATGAGATGGAAAGAGCAAGTGAAGGTGTTTTTGATGGGCTTGATCGAATCTTAGATGAGAAGAAGCGAAGTGCTTAA
- the fumC gene encoding class II fumarate hydratase has product MDYRIETDSNGEIKVQTNHYWGAQTQRSLQNFKIGSDHFPREMIRALGILKKGAALANLELKKISKDKVDLIIQAADEVIAGKLDEHFPLVVWQTGSGTQTNMNANEVISNRAIELAGGEMGSKSPIHPNDDVNKSQSSNDTFPTAMHIAAVEQIEDKLIPSLERLISSFDEKTKDFQDIVKIGRTHLMDATPLTLGQEFSGYTAQLKSAKKDILYTLNNLRELALGGTAVGTGLNTHPDYADLVAKKISEISGKKFITAANKFESLAAHDAIVAGSGAMKRLATALMKIANDIRWLASGPRCGIGEISIPANEPGSSIMPGKVNPTQCEAITMVCVQVLGNDAAIGFAGSQGNFELNVYKPVMIHNFLHSLNLLADSMESFNDNCVIGIEPNKENIEKHLNNSLMLVTALNQHIGYDNAAKIAKNAHHKGITLKESAVELGILTEEEFQMYVVPSRMTQP; this is encoded by the coding sequence ATGGATTATCGAATTGAGACAGATAGTAATGGTGAAATTAAAGTTCAAACTAATCACTACTGGGGTGCTCAAACCCAACGCTCACTTCAAAATTTCAAAATTGGCTCAGACCATTTCCCTCGAGAAATGATCCGTGCCTTAGGTATTCTTAAAAAAGGTGCGGCCCTGGCCAATCTAGAGCTTAAGAAGATATCTAAAGATAAGGTTGATCTAATCATTCAAGCCGCTGATGAAGTAATTGCTGGCAAATTAGATGAGCACTTCCCTCTTGTCGTTTGGCAAACAGGCTCTGGAACTCAAACAAATATGAACGCCAATGAAGTTATTTCAAACCGCGCAATTGAATTAGCAGGTGGAGAGATGGGAAGTAAATCACCTATCCATCCAAATGATGACGTTAATAAATCACAGTCTTCAAATGACACATTTCCAACAGCTATGCATATTGCAGCTGTTGAGCAAATTGAAGATAAGCTTATTCCTAGTCTCGAAAGACTTATTTCATCATTTGATGAGAAAACAAAAGACTTTCAAGATATTGTTAAGATTGGAAGAACTCACCTAATGGATGCAACTCCCCTAACTTTAGGTCAGGAGTTCTCTGGTTATACAGCACAACTTAAAAGTGCAAAGAAAGACATTTTATACACTCTAAATAACTTAAGAGAATTGGCCCTTGGTGGAACAGCTGTAGGAACAGGTCTAAACACTCACCCAGACTATGCAGACTTAGTCGCTAAAAAGATTTCAGAAATTTCTGGTAAGAAGTTTATTACGGCAGCTAATAAATTCGAATCACTAGCAGCACATGATGCAATTGTTGCAGGATCTGGTGCAATGAAAAGACTTGCGACAGCCCTGATGAAAATTGCTAATGATATACGTTGGCTTGCAAGTGGACCACGCTGTGGAATTGGAGAAATATCTATTCCTGCAAATGAGCCGGGCTCTTCAATTATGCCAGGTAAAGTGAACCCTACTCAATGCGAGGCCATAACGATGGTATGTGTCCAAGTACTAGGAAATGATGCGGCCATTGGCTTTGCTGGATCTCAAGGAAACTTTGAACTCAATGTCTATAAACCAGTCATGATTCATAATTTTCTTCATTCGCTAAATCTTCTTGCTGATTCAATGGAATCTTTTAACGATAACTGTGTTATTGGAATCGAGCCAAATAAAGAGAATATAGAAAAACATCTAAATAATTCTCTAATGCTCGTTACAGCACTCAATCAACATATTGGCTATGATAACGCAGCCAAAATAGCTAAGAATGCTCATCATAAAGGAATTACTTTAAAAGAGTCTGCAGTTGAGCTTGGTATTCTAACAGAAGAAGAGTTTCAGATGTATGTTGTGCCATCTAGGATGACACAACCTTAG
- a CDS encoding TonB-dependent receptor domain-containing protein yields MIKKFDGQYTPVFSIVLLGLLTNSPILAQDVNRLESIYITDEIESAQEVQSKTLGLQDEVSSDDLEEEVAQSLDDVLKKTASATTKGGPRSIGETPQIRGLEANKIFVNVDGVSQTFFFSNHNYSHLAIDPDSIKKVDIFKSNTDYSQGISLGGGMSFVTKDGRDYLARGEKAGSILKYSYEEASNLNGQAIKTFGLIDKGDYLLSANVKDAKDIKLSDGSTLRNSEFESLNFLSKFSFDLGKARRLKVSGELYELEDDSPLNATLDPPSSLTSLQGKTNIKRHAATLNYISTDINGLVYYSEQFNKQERDSDNRTEERNIETIGARAKKKFKINDELSFFIGSDATIDNVTGKSSNENVSDYPDGQITELAAFGEVNYKVGGVTIAPGIRFSDYELESKKFDYRDVKDSNLSSKVLINYEVGGLNLFSSLSQGFNSPDVQEVYATGLHRPGDGFFISDNYFVSNLNLKPETSETIEFGVEFKKQLFSDYDLLTFKASGYKSVAKDYIDQEITDYAIVDGKNGTTQFVNRDRVSLYGQEVEIGYLYDQLEVRANYSRNVGWDESREIWLSNMPANTYSFGINYHLDQYGIKVGYDAVMAMRQDRVNPNTLERTTATAGYTLHNIFASKEFRKGALEGMTLTTRLDNLTDKSYRRHGSYIPEVGQNFKLSIQYKIKHF; encoded by the coding sequence ATGATAAAAAAGTTTGACGGCCAATACACTCCTGTGTTTTCAATAGTTTTATTAGGCCTTCTCACAAATTCACCTATTCTTGCACAAGACGTAAATCGTCTTGAGTCGATTTATATTACCGATGAAATTGAAAGTGCCCAAGAAGTTCAATCCAAAACTCTAGGCTTACAAGATGAAGTAAGCTCAGATGATTTAGAAGAAGAGGTTGCACAAAGTTTAGATGATGTCTTAAAGAAAACAGCAAGTGCCACAACAAAAGGTGGACCGCGCTCAATAGGTGAGACTCCTCAAATTAGAGGGCTTGAAGCAAATAAGATATTTGTTAATGTGGACGGTGTTAGTCAAACCTTCTTCTTTTCAAACCACAATTATTCACATCTTGCTATTGATCCAGACAGTATTAAAAAAGTAGATATCTTCAAGTCGAATACAGATTATTCTCAAGGGATTAGCCTTGGTGGAGGAATGTCTTTTGTCACAAAGGATGGGCGAGACTATTTGGCCAGAGGGGAGAAAGCTGGAAGTATTTTAAAGTACTCTTATGAAGAAGCCTCTAATTTAAATGGGCAGGCCATTAAGACATTTGGTCTTATTGATAAGGGAGACTATCTCTTAAGTGCCAATGTAAAAGATGCAAAAGATATCAAATTAAGTGATGGATCGACGCTTAGAAATTCAGAGTTTGAAAGTTTAAATTTCTTGTCTAAGTTTTCTTTTGATTTAGGAAAGGCAAGGAGATTAAAAGTATCTGGTGAGCTCTATGAGCTAGAGGATGATTCGCCTCTAAATGCAACTCTAGATCCACCAAGCTCCCTTACAAGTCTACAGGGTAAGACAAATATCAAAAGGCATGCTGCAACTCTAAATTATATATCTACTGATATAAATGGATTAGTTTATTATTCTGAGCAATTCAATAAACAAGAGCGTGATAGTGATAATCGCACTGAAGAAAGAAATATCGAAACGATTGGAGCAAGAGCAAAGAAGAAGTTTAAAATCAATGATGAACTTTCTTTCTTTATTGGTTCTGATGCAACGATTGATAATGTGACTGGTAAGAGCTCAAATGAGAATGTCTCAGATTATCCAGATGGACAAATAACAGAACTAGCTGCCTTTGGAGAAGTTAATTATAAAGTTGGTGGGGTGACAATTGCTCCTGGGATTCGTTTCAGTGACTATGAGCTAGAGTCTAAGAAATTTGATTATCGTGATGTTAAAGATAGTAATCTATCATCAAAAGTTTTAATTAATTATGAAGTAGGTGGATTGAATCTCTTTAGTAGTCTTTCTCAAGGTTTTAATAGTCCTGATGTTCAAGAGGTTTATGCTACAGGGCTTCATCGTCCAGGAGATGGTTTCTTTATCTCTGATAATTACTTTGTTTCCAATTTAAACCTAAAACCTGAAACATCTGAAACAATAGAGTTTGGTGTCGAATTTAAAAAACAATTATTTTCAGATTATGATTTACTCACTTTTAAGGCGAGTGGCTATAAATCTGTTGCGAAAGATTATATTGATCAAGAGATCACTGATTACGCAATTGTGGACGGTAAAAACGGAACAACGCAATTTGTAAATCGTGATCGAGTTTCATTGTATGGGCAAGAAGTGGAAATCGGTTATCTATATGACCAATTAGAGGTTCGTGCAAATTACTCCAGAAATGTCGGTTGGGATGAGTCCAGAGAGATTTGGCTTTCAAATATGCCGGCCAATACATATTCATTTGGTATTAATTATCATCTTGATCAATATGGAATTAAAGTTGGATACGATGCTGTAATGGCAATGAGACAAGATCGAGTCAATCCAAATACTCTTGAGCGTACAACTGCGACAGCAGGCTATACACTTCATAATATCTTTGCCTCGAAAGAATTTAGAAAAGGTGCCCTTGAAGGGATGACGCTAACAACAAGACTTGATAACTTAACTGATAAGTCATATCGTAGACATGGCTCTTATATTCCTGAAGTAGGACAAAATTTTAAATTAAGTATTCAATATAAGATAAAACATTTTTAA
- a CDS encoding energy transducer TonB, whose translation MRKNTFLYTAIISAGLHGLLLFASSTQSKEDSANLHYSKNQSQRIQVKRIVKIKNSLEQKVEEKVVKKAKKVVSKKRKVVKEHSLENAPNPKKVVNSGQETQKARYLKRVRDEILARKRYPKIAKMLKKQGVVDIYFEVSYPKNLSNIRIKKGSGHAILDKSALETIEDLNELPEMPDFLKSEVLKIAIPIKYELL comes from the coding sequence ATGCGCAAAAATACTTTTTTATATACAGCAATCATATCAGCAGGTCTTCATGGCCTGCTGCTTTTTGCATCTTCTACTCAAAGTAAAGAAGATAGCGCAAATCTTCATTATTCAAAGAATCAATCTCAAAGAATTCAAGTTAAGCGTATAGTTAAAATAAAGAATAGCCTTGAACAAAAGGTAGAAGAGAAAGTTGTAAAGAAGGCCAAGAAAGTTGTTTCTAAAAAAAGGAAGGTTGTAAAAGAGCATAGTCTTGAAAATGCACCTAATCCAAAAAAGGTCGTTAACAGTGGACAAGAAACGCAAAAGGCAAGATATCTAAAGAGAGTCAGAGATGAAATTCTTGCAAGAAAGCGCTATCCTAAAATTGCAAAAATGCTTAAAAAACAAGGTGTTGTGGATATATACTTTGAAGTCTCATACCCAAAGAATCTTTCAAATATTCGAATTAAAAAAGGTAGCGGCCATGCCATCTTAGATAAGTCGGCCCTTGAAACCATAGAAGACTTAAACGAGCTGCCTGAGATGCCTGACTTTTTGAAGTCTGAAGTTCTTAAAATTGCGATCCCAATTAAATACGAATTATTGTAA
- the acnA gene encoding aconitate hydratase AcnA yields the protein MNEVTKLLKVADEELKYISLKDLCEKHNVDLNKLPHTVKILLENIARRVDGKDVKDSDVEALATWPNDKDSSLAFMPARVLMQDFTGVPAVVDLAAMRSAMARNGGDPKAVNPYVGVDLVIDHSVQVDNFGHADSYEKNLELEYERNAERYALLNWAQQAFKDFRVVPPGMGICHQVNLEHLGHVVQKKNGWALPDTLVGTDSHTPMINGLGVLGWGVGGIEAEAAMLGQPMFLPKPIVIGVRTIGSLPTGATATDLVLTLTEKLRAHGVVGKFVEFFGDGLSSLSIADRATLSNMSPEFGATATLFPVDQVTLEYLRMTGRGEKVELVEKYTKEQGLFREDGDVEPKFSEILDLDLSKVVPSLAGPKLPQQRVNLSDARKSFDDNFKVNKNEGKTIKHGDVAIAAITSCTNTSNPSVMLAAGLVAKKAVEAGLKTKPWVKTSLAPGSRVVTNYLKKSGLLPYLEQLGFNLVGYGCTTCIGNSGPLPEEVSKDINENNLAVVSVLSGNRNFEGRVHSQIKASYLASPPLCVAYALSGTFLCDLSKEAIGQDENGKDIFLKDIWPTPEEVHELISSSVSTEQYEYEYGRIFAGDDKWKSMASPKGDLFEWDKDSTYVREPSFFVDLPKDPAPLRDIEGAKIMCLLGDSITTDHISPAGSIGKDSPAGQYLIEQGVKQKDFNSFGSRRGNHEVMVRGTFGNIRLKNQMAPGTEGPWTTHLPSRKQMSIYDASLKYQNENVPLIVVAGSAYGSGSSRDWAAKGTNLLGIKAVLAESYERIHRSNLVCMGVLPLQFKEGESIESHKITGLETFNIIGVDGGVKPGQDLNVEMIREDGSVVEFAVTLRIDAAAEVDYYEHGGILQMVLREMQS from the coding sequence ATGAATGAAGTAACAAAGTTACTTAAAGTTGCAGATGAAGAACTTAAGTATATTAGCCTTAAGGATCTATGTGAGAAGCACAATGTTGATTTAAATAAACTACCGCATACGGTAAAAATTCTTTTAGAAAATATTGCAAGAAGAGTTGATGGGAAAGATGTTAAGGACTCTGATGTTGAGGCCCTTGCTACATGGCCAAATGATAAGGATTCTTCGTTAGCATTTATGCCTGCAAGAGTTTTAATGCAAGACTTCACTGGTGTACCAGCTGTCGTTGACCTTGCTGCAATGAGAAGTGCAATGGCTAGAAATGGAGGAGATCCAAAGGCCGTGAATCCATATGTTGGAGTTGATCTTGTAATTGATCACTCAGTACAAGTTGATAACTTTGGCCATGCTGATTCATATGAAAAAAACTTAGAATTAGAATATGAAAGAAATGCAGAACGCTATGCCCTTTTAAATTGGGCCCAGCAGGCCTTCAAAGATTTTCGAGTTGTGCCTCCAGGAATGGGGATTTGTCACCAAGTTAACCTTGAGCACCTTGGTCATGTTGTTCAAAAGAAAAATGGATGGGCACTACCAGACACTCTTGTTGGTACAGACTCTCACACGCCAATGATTAATGGACTTGGTGTTCTTGGTTGGGGTGTTGGTGGAATCGAAGCTGAAGCAGCAATGCTTGGTCAGCCAATGTTCTTACCAAAGCCAATTGTTATTGGTGTTAGAACAATCGGTAGCTTACCAACAGGAGCAACAGCAACAGACCTTGTTCTAACTCTTACTGAAAAACTAAGAGCTCATGGTGTTGTTGGTAAGTTTGTTGAATTCTTTGGTGATGGGCTATCTAGTTTAAGTATTGCCGATCGCGCTACACTTTCTAATATGTCGCCAGAGTTTGGTGCTACAGCAACGCTTTTTCCAGTGGATCAAGTCACACTTGAATATCTTAGAATGACTGGGCGTGGAGAGAAGGTTGAGCTTGTTGAAAAATACACAAAAGAGCAGGGACTATTTAGAGAAGATGGTGATGTGGAGCCAAAATTTAGTGAAATCCTTGATCTCGATTTAAGTAAAGTTGTTCCAAGTCTTGCTGGCCCTAAGCTTCCTCAACAGCGAGTGAATCTTTCTGATGCTAGAAAATCATTTGATGATAATTTCAAAGTTAACAAAAACGAAGGCAAGACAATTAAGCACGGTGATGTTGCAATTGCGGCAATCACTAGTTGTACAAATACTTCTAACCCGTCTGTCATGTTGGCCGCAGGCCTTGTCGCAAAAAAGGCAGTTGAAGCAGGATTAAAGACAAAGCCTTGGGTTAAGACTTCTCTTGCACCAGGTTCTCGAGTTGTGACAAATTATTTGAAGAAGTCAGGCCTTCTCCCATATTTAGAGCAACTTGGTTTTAATCTTGTTGGTTATGGTTGTACGACATGTATTGGAAACTCAGGTCCTCTTCCAGAAGAGGTATCTAAAGATATTAATGAGAATAATTTGGCCGTTGTTTCTGTTTTATCAGGGAATCGAAATTTTGAAGGGCGAGTCCATAGTCAAATTAAGGCCAGCTACTTAGCTTCTCCACCTCTTTGTGTGGCATACGCTTTATCTGGTACTTTCTTATGCGATCTTTCTAAAGAAGCAATTGGACAAGATGAGAATGGAAAAGATATTTTTCTTAAAGATATTTGGCCAACACCTGAAGAAGTACATGAATTAATCTCTTCTTCTGTATCAACTGAGCAATATGAGTATGAATACGGCAGAATCTTTGCAGGGGATGATAAGTGGAAGAGTATGGCCTCTCCAAAAGGTGATCTCTTTGAATGGGATAAAGATTCTACTTATGTGCGTGAACCTAGCTTCTTTGTCGACCTTCCAAAAGATCCTGCCCCTCTTAGAGATATTGAAGGAGCAAAGATCATGTGTCTTTTAGGAGACTCGATTACAACGGATCATATTTCGCCAGCTGGCTCAATTGGAAAAGATTCACCTGCAGGACAATACCTAATTGAACAAGGTGTAAAGCAGAAGGACTTTAATAGTTTTGGTTCTCGTCGAGGAAATCATGAAGTCATGGTTCGCGGAACTTTTGGAAATATTAGGCTTAAAAATCAAATGGCCCCTGGAACAGAAGGGCCTTGGACAACTCATCTTCCTAGTCGCAAGCAAATGAGTATTTATGATGCTTCACTTAAATATCAAAATGAAAACGTACCTCTTATCGTTGTGGCCGGCAGTGCATATGGTTCTGGAAGTTCAAGAGACTGGGCGGCCAAAGGAACTAATCTGCTAGGGATCAAGGCCGTTTTAGCTGAGAGTTATGAACGTATCCATCGTAGTAACCTTGTTTGTATGGGTGTTCTTCCTCTTCAATTTAAAGAAGGAGAGAGTATTGAGTCCCATAAAATAACAGGTCTTGAAACTTTTAATATCATCGGTGTCGACGGTGGTGTAAAGCCAGGACAAGACTTAAATGTTGAGATGATACGCGAAGATGGAAGTGTTGTTGAGTTTGCTGTTACTTTAAGAATTGATGCTGCAGCAGAAGTAGACTACTACGAACACGGTGGAATCCTACAAATGGTTTTAAGAGAGATGCAAAGTTAA